In Alkalihalobacterium alkalinitrilicum, a genomic segment contains:
- a CDS encoding iron chaperone: protein MEVFTEYLASIDNPQHQAQTEEVLFWVTKKFLSLMPKIAWNQPMFTDHGTYIIGFSVAKHHLAVAPERVGINHFSNEIVQAGYGHTKELVRIKWNSPVDFSLLEKMIEFNILDKAECSTFWRK from the coding sequence ATGGAAGTTTTTACAGAATATTTAGCGAGTATTGATAACCCGCAACATCAGGCCCAAACGGAAGAAGTTTTGTTTTGGGTAACTAAGAAATTTCTTAGTTTAATGCCAAAAATTGCGTGGAACCAGCCCATGTTTACTGATCACGGCACATATATTATTGGCTTTAGCGTAGCCAAACATCATTTGGCTGTTGCCCCTGAAAGGGTAGGGATTAATCATTTTTCAAATGAAATTGTACAGGCGGGCTATGGTCACACCAAGGAGTTGGTACGGATCAAGTGGAATAGTCCAGTTGATTTCTCATTACTAGAGAAAATGATCGAGTTTAATATTTTGGATAAGGCAGAGTGTTCAACTTTTTGGCGGAAATAG
- a CDS encoding LysM peptidoglycan-binding domain-containing protein produces MPVVRETHVIYTIQPGDTLFSIAARFGSTVSGIQRANQLIPPITDSNLIYPGWTLVIPVPAERPFRTIYIVKPQDALYRIAQQFSTHIDLLTGVNRLQNQNLIFIGQPLWVPAFVYEIEVGDTLTSISRRFQIPVANLIAANDGRPGFSLDLIYVGFRLLLPLPSSQNIVTIRPLPGDIIQSGVRIEGFARVFEANVLMQIRDDNNVIISNERFTTALDGPPAYGYFSGTVPFDQPPTTRGGEIWVYSHSAVDGSIIDLVQLRIYFM; encoded by the coding sequence ATGCCTGTCGTAAGAGAGACACATGTTATTTATACCATTCAGCCTGGTGATACGTTATTTTCAATCGCTGCACGGTTTGGCAGTACGGTCTCAGGGATTCAAAGAGCCAATCAACTAATTCCGCCGATAACGGATTCAAACTTAATTTATCCTGGTTGGACTCTCGTAATACCTGTCCCTGCCGAACGCCCATTTCGGACCATTTATATAGTTAAGCCCCAAGATGCGCTTTATCGGATTGCCCAGCAATTTTCTACTCATATCGATCTACTCACAGGAGTTAACCGCCTTCAAAATCAGAACCTGATTTTTATAGGGCAACCGTTGTGGGTTCCAGCATTTGTCTACGAAATTGAAGTAGGCGATACATTAACTAGCATTTCAAGACGATTTCAAATCCCTGTTGCCAATTTAATAGCGGCAAACGACGGAAGGCCTGGCTTCTCACTTGATTTAATTTACGTTGGTTTTCGTCTCCTTCTTCCTCTTCCGTCCTCTCAAAATATTGTAACTATTCGTCCTTTACCAGGGGATATTATTCAAAGCGGGGTACGTATTGAAGGGTTTGCAAGAGTATTTGAAGCCAACGTGCTGATGCAAATTCGCGATGATAACAATGTGATTATTTCAAATGAACGTTTTACAACCGCATTGGATGGCCCACCTGCATACGGTTATTTTTCTGGAACGGTTCCCTTCGACCAACCACCGACCACTCGCGGTGGCGAAATATGGGTTTATTCCCATAGTGCAGTAGACGGTAGTATCATAGATCTTGTCCAATTAAGAATCTATTTTATGTAA
- a CDS encoding carboxymuconolactone decarboxylase family protein gives METNGLYQKSNIRRLSELSKLSPETFKAFFEFDKLALSDGLIPRKTKELIAVAVAHVTGCPYCIDAHVTAAKKVEASKEEMAEAIMVATALKAGSAIAHGLNALPAFDGDNEGDLYQKSNMSRFKEFNELSPEAFRAFNRFDMEAMKPGLLSEREKELIAIAIAHVTGCPYCIEVHTKSAKKLGVSREELAETIFVATALKAGSALAHSVNALNAYDF, from the coding sequence ATGGAAACGAATGGTTTGTATCAAAAATCAAATATTCGCAGATTATCAGAATTATCAAAGCTTTCCCCAGAAACATTTAAAGCATTTTTTGAATTTGATAAGTTAGCTCTATCTGACGGGCTGATTCCGAGGAAAACGAAAGAGTTAATTGCTGTGGCGGTTGCACATGTTACAGGCTGTCCTTATTGTATTGATGCCCACGTAACTGCTGCAAAAAAGGTAGAAGCGTCAAAAGAAGAAATGGCTGAAGCGATTATGGTTGCGACCGCATTAAAAGCGGGTTCTGCCATCGCTCATGGGTTGAATGCATTACCAGCATTTGATGGCGACAATGAAGGCGATCTTTATCAAAAATCTAATATGTCCCGGTTCAAGGAATTTAATGAATTAAGTCCTGAAGCCTTTCGTGCGTTTAATAGATTTGATATGGAAGCAATGAAGCCAGGGCTCCTAAGCGAAAGAGAGAAGGAATTAATCGCGATTGCGATTGCCCATGTAACAGGTTGTCCGTATTGCATTGAAGTCCATACAAAAAGTGCAAAGAAATTAGGGGTTTCACGTGAAGAGCTGGCAGAGACTATTTTTGTAGCGACTGCCTTAAAAGCTGGCTCGGCTTTAGCACATAGTGTGAATGCATTAAATGCTTATGACTTTTAA
- a CDS encoding helix-turn-helix domain-containing protein yields MKTILTTKQVEERERFEYWHDIVGNIVRQDMFQLSSQTFSGQIESGYIEDVQISELTSSPYHAVHSQRQCEEDNFLILLQTEGISYTEQDQRMARLQPGDFILFDCTRPYVFHGEQPYKQLILKFPRSLLHARYGQTKLVTSVKMPGTQHPVNSMVSTFLRNLATSYLDLDPLARIRVAECTMDLLATAFSTVSSVKLNEVYSMTNFHRERVRSFISAHLADPELTLSLIASSLGISIRYLHKLFEPEGQSVAAFIRDRRLDKCRRDLGDPKQIQRTVTDIAFQWGFNDAAHFSRTFKRRFKVTPTEYRTTALNTFSAQV; encoded by the coding sequence TTGAAAACAATATTGACTACTAAACAAGTAGAGGAACGGGAACGTTTCGAATATTGGCATGATATAGTTGGTAATATTGTAAGGCAAGATATGTTTCAACTATCCTCTCAGACGTTTTCAGGTCAAATTGAAAGTGGATATATAGAAGATGTACAAATTTCTGAATTAACTTCGTCCCCATACCATGCTGTTCATTCGCAGCGTCAGTGTGAGGAAGATAATTTTCTCATACTTTTACAAACTGAAGGCATAAGTTATACCGAGCAGGATCAACGTATGGCCAGACTTCAGCCAGGTGATTTTATCCTGTTTGACTGTACCAGACCTTATGTATTTCATGGTGAGCAACCGTATAAACAACTTATTCTCAAGTTCCCTCGCTCGTTGCTTCATGCCCGCTATGGTCAAACGAAGCTGGTTACATCAGTAAAGATGCCTGGGACACAACATCCAGTTAACTCCATGGTATCGACATTCTTAAGAAATTTGGCAACCTCTTATCTTGATCTCGACCCCCTCGCCAGGATAAGAGTAGCAGAATGTACTATGGATTTACTGGCGACTGCATTTAGCACTGTCTCCAGTGTTAAGCTTAACGAGGTTTACTCCATGACCAACTTTCATCGGGAGCGTGTCCGATCGTTTATCTCTGCCCACTTGGCCGACCCAGAACTCACGCTTTCCTTGATAGCCTCCAGCCTAGGAATTTCTATCCGATACCTTCACAAGTTATTCGAACCTGAAGGACAATCGGTAGCCGCTTTTATCCGTGACCGACGCTTGGACAAATGTCGCCGAGACCTCGGTGACCCTAAACAAATTCAACGTACCGTTACAGATATTGCTTTTCAATGGGGCTTCAATGATGCTGCCCACTTTAGTCGCACTTTCAAGCGCCGTTTCAAGGTAACTCCAACTGAATACCGCACCACCGCCTTGAACACATTCAGCGCTCAAGTATAG
- a CDS encoding amidase: MAIKRPTIEQLKKIAEGFNLNLTNDDLSSYQKLIEGTLESYNRLNQIVEPNLPVKYPRTSGHRPSSEENPYNAWYWKTSVKGNSTGKLVGKKIVLKDNVSLAGVPMMNGSAILEGFVPDEDATIVSRILDAGGEIVGKAVCEDFCLSGASHTSATGPVLNPYDITRSTAGSSSGSAALVATGEVDMAIGGDQGGSIRLPSSWCGVYGLKPTFGLVPYTGIAPIEMTIDHAGPIARTVEDVALLLEVIAGDDGLDPRQSGLEIKTYTDSLIGNTENIKIGIVKEGFGWDGLSEEDVDRLVRDAAFSLENTGAIVQDISIPMHRDGVHVWNGIGIEGLTSLMVKENSMGNNWKGHYSTKYLDAVGKARKTRADEFSETTKMTILLGQYMHEQYNGKYYAKAQNIARKLKQAYDDALKNYDVLIMPTVPMKATKIPSSDAPREEIITKALEMINNTAPFNITGHPAMNVPCGKSEGLPVGMMIVGRVGEDDIVLRVAHAFQTISKLTATNV, from the coding sequence ATGGCTATTAAAAGACCAACTATTGAACAGTTAAAGAAAATTGCAGAAGGATTTAATCTTAACCTCACAAATGATGACTTATCTTCATATCAAAAATTAATAGAGGGTACCCTTGAATCCTACAACCGTTTAAATCAAATCGTAGAACCTAATCTTCCAGTAAAATATCCACGAACTTCAGGACATCGACCTAGTAGTGAAGAAAATCCATACAATGCATGGTATTGGAAAACTAGTGTAAAAGGGAACAGTACTGGAAAATTAGTAGGCAAAAAAATTGTTTTAAAAGATAATGTAAGTCTTGCAGGTGTACCTATGATGAATGGCTCAGCTATTTTAGAAGGTTTTGTTCCTGATGAGGATGCTACTATTGTCAGTAGAATACTAGATGCAGGTGGAGAAATCGTTGGTAAAGCTGTTTGTGAAGATTTTTGCCTATCTGGCGCTAGTCACACTTCTGCCACGGGACCAGTCTTAAATCCATACGATATAACAAGATCAACGGCAGGTTCTTCTAGTGGAAGTGCAGCATTGGTTGCTACGGGTGAAGTTGACATGGCAATAGGTGGTGACCAGGGAGGATCTATTCGATTACCAAGCTCCTGGTGTGGTGTTTATGGTCTCAAACCTACATTTGGATTAGTTCCTTATACTGGAATTGCTCCTATTGAAATGACGATTGATCATGCTGGTCCTATCGCTAGAACGGTTGAGGATGTGGCTTTGTTGCTTGAAGTGATAGCAGGTGATGATGGGTTAGATCCAAGGCAATCAGGCCTAGAAATAAAAACATATACAGATTCACTTATTGGTAATACAGAAAATATTAAAATTGGAATCGTCAAGGAAGGGTTTGGTTGGGACGGGCTTTCTGAAGAAGATGTAGATCGTTTAGTAAGAGACGCTGCCTTTTCTTTAGAAAATACTGGGGCAATTGTACAAGATATATCTATCCCAATGCATAGGGACGGTGTTCATGTATGGAATGGAATTGGTATAGAAGGTCTTACTTCCTTAATGGTAAAAGAAAATAGTATGGGGAACAATTGGAAGGGCCATTATAGCACTAAATATCTAGATGCTGTTGGTAAAGCACGTAAAACGAGAGCAGATGAATTTTCAGAAACAACTAAGATGACAATCTTGCTCGGACAATATATGCATGAACAATATAACGGAAAGTATTATGCTAAAGCACAAAATATAGCTAGAAAATTAAAACAAGCTTATGATGATGCTCTCAAAAATTATGATGTGCTAATCATGCCTACTGTACCGATGAAGGCAACAAAAATTCCTTCTTCAGATGCACCAAGAGAAGAGATTATTACCAAGGCATTAGAAATGATCAATAATACTGCACCATTTAATATTACGGGGCATCCAGCAATGAATGTCCCTTGTGGAAAATCTGAGGGGTTACCTGTTGGGATGATGATTGTGGGAAGAGTTGGTGAAGATGACATAGTTTTACGTGTTGCCCATGCCTTTCAGACAATTAGCAAGCTCACTGCTACAAATGTGTAA
- the nthB gene encoding nitrile hydratase subunit beta, producing the protein MDGIHDLGGKDGFGKVVRLENERLFYEDWERTAFGLLFVTVGQGMYNLDEFRHGIERMRPVDYLASGYYGHWIATIAENLVEKGVLDAEELESRTQTFLNDPDTKIPSRNNPELVKLVEQVALHGGSYEREVALPARFKVGDRVKTRDLHTSGHTRLAGYVRNKYGVIDEVYGAHVFPDDSAHGRGENPQYLYRVRFEAEELWGIKEKNVCNIDLWEGYLEAASN; encoded by the coding sequence ATGGATGGTATCCATGATTTGGGTGGCAAGGACGGATTCGGAAAAGTTGTTCGTTTGGAAAATGAGCGTCTTTTCTATGAGGATTGGGAGAGGACTGCTTTTGGGCTTTTGTTTGTAACTGTAGGACAAGGAATGTATAACCTTGATGAATTTAGGCATGGTATTGAACGAATGAGACCGGTAGACTATCTGGCTTCAGGATATTATGGTCACTGGATTGCGACAATCGCAGAAAACTTAGTAGAAAAAGGAGTGCTGGATGCCGAAGAACTTGAATCCCGGACACAAACTTTCCTCAATGATCCCGATACTAAAATACCAAGCAGAAATAATCCCGAATTAGTGAAGCTAGTGGAACAAGTGGCTTTACACGGAGGATCTTACGAACGTGAGGTAGCGCTTCCTGCTCGATTTAAAGTAGGAGACAGAGTAAAGACAAGAGACTTGCATACCTCTGGTCATACAAGATTGGCCGGTTATGTACGTAATAAGTATGGAGTAATCGATGAGGTATACGGAGCCCATGTTTTTCCGGATGATAGCGCTCATGGAAGAGGAGAAAATCCGCAATATCTCTATCGAGTACGTTTTGAGGCAGAAGAATTATGGGGTATAAAGGAAAAAAATGTGTGCAATATCGATCTTTGGGAAGGTTATTTAGAAGCTGCATCAAACTAA
- the nthA gene encoding nitrile hydratase subunit alpha, protein MGHNHNGHHHPHPETFWSARAKAVESLLLEKGLLSTDAISSVVEYYEHGLGPMNGAKVVAKAWTDPVFKQRLMEEPETVLGELGYLGLQGEYVRVVENTDTVHNVVVCTLCSCYPWTLLGLPPAWYKEPAYRSRIVKEPREVLKEFGLELADDVEIRIWDSSSEMRFLVLPQRPEGTEGMTEEELAEIVNRDSMIGVALVEPTKSKVR, encoded by the coding sequence ATGGGTCATAATCATAATGGACATCACCATCCACATCCAGAGACGTTTTGGTCGGCGCGGGCAAAAGCTGTTGAATCACTACTATTAGAGAAAGGACTACTTTCCACTGATGCGATTAGTAGTGTAGTAGAGTACTATGAACATGGGCTTGGCCCAATGAATGGAGCGAAGGTAGTAGCTAAGGCTTGGACAGATCCTGTTTTCAAACAAAGATTAATGGAAGAACCAGAAACTGTATTGGGTGAACTTGGATACTTAGGGTTGCAGGGAGAATATGTACGGGTAGTAGAGAACACAGATACTGTACACAATGTAGTAGTCTGCACACTATGTTCGTGCTATCCGTGGACCTTGCTTGGCTTACCTCCTGCATGGTACAAAGAACCGGCTTATCGTTCTCGGATTGTAAAGGAGCCAAGGGAGGTCCTTAAAGAATTTGGACTAGAATTAGCGGATGATGTTGAAATTCGAATATGGGACAGTAGTTCTGAAATGAGATTTTTAGTATTACCACAAAGACCTGAGGGAACGGAAGGCATGACGGAAGAAGAACTTGCAGAAATCGTTAATCGAGATTCTATGATTGGTGTTGCTTTAGTAGAGCCAACAAAATCCAAAGTGAGATAG
- a CDS encoding nitrile hydratase accessory protein, whose amino-acid sequence MEKKCENNGPESVISSMSEEVAPPRKNGELQFQEPWENRSFGMAIALYQEKRYSTWEDFRSRLIEEIQAWEKSEKKEDTEWNYYEHWLSALERLVLETGLLNKHDVDTRTNEFLTGKRDEVFY is encoded by the coding sequence ATGGAAAAAAAATGCGAAAATAATGGACCTGAGTCAGTAATTTCATCTATGTCCGAGGAAGTCGCACCACCTAGAAAAAACGGGGAATTACAGTTCCAAGAGCCTTGGGAAAACCGCTCGTTTGGTATGGCTATTGCCTTATACCAGGAAAAGCGTTATTCAACATGGGAGGATTTCCGAAGTCGATTAATTGAGGAGATCCAAGCGTGGGAGAAAAGTGAAAAGAAGGAAGATACTGAGTGGAATTACTATGAACATTGGCTATCCGCTTTGGAGCGACTTGTGTTGGAAACTGGACTATTAAACAAGCATGATGTCGATACACGTACCAATGAATTTCTTACTGGAAAAAGAGATGAGGTATTTTATTAA
- a CDS encoding (2Fe-2S) ferredoxin domain-containing protein: MATWNFEHLKHHILICNGSTCMRNGAEEITQSIRKEISQRELDNMIHTTRTKCNGRCQDTCVVVQYPEGRWYKQFQPDDAPAFVKSLYEGVSYEPKVSHFYGTEKFERTNNTVEGVLKK, from the coding sequence ATGGCAACTTGGAACTTTGAACATTTAAAACATCATATTCTTATTTGTAACGGTTCTACTTGTATGAGAAACGGAGCCGAGGAAATAACGCAAAGTATCCGAAAGGAAATTAGTCAAAGGGAACTTGATAATATGATCCATACAACGAGAACAAAGTGTAATGGTCGATGTCAAGATACCTGTGTCGTAGTGCAGTATCCAGAGGGGAGATGGTATAAACAATTTCAACCTGATGATGCTCCAGCTTTTGTAAAATCTTTGTATGAAGGAGTGTCATATGAACCAAAAGTTAGTCACTTTTATGGAACTGAAAAATTTGAAAGAACAAATAATACAGTGGAAGGAGTATTAAAAAAATAA
- a CDS encoding FecCD family ABC transporter permease, producing MTVAVMLGPVSISPITVWKIALAKIPYISDFIVNDWSQAQEQIIWEIRFPRVLLGAIVGAGLAVVGVAIQALVRNSLADPFILGVSSGASVGATLVIIFGAFKLFGQYALSTAAFLGALVSVLLVFMLAQVRGRISTVRLLLAGIAVSMILSAVTSYIVISAPREEGMRDAMFWMMGSLAGAKWEQLLIPFLCLLVGVVVLILSYRPLNLLLMGDATATTLGMNIDVFKKFLILLTALLTGVMVAVSGAIGFIGLMVPHIVRLMVGSDHRRVLIVSSLIGAIFLVWADVAARTVVAPQELPIGIVTAICGGPFFIWLLRRSNYSFGTGDGDK from the coding sequence ATGACAGTTGCAGTTATGCTCGGACCTGTGTCGATTTCGCCAATAACCGTATGGAAAATTGCTTTAGCAAAAATACCATACATAAGTGATTTCATCGTCAATGACTGGTCACAAGCGCAAGAGCAGATCATTTGGGAAATTCGGTTTCCGAGAGTTTTATTAGGAGCCATTGTCGGTGCTGGTTTAGCAGTTGTCGGTGTAGCGATCCAAGCATTAGTACGTAATTCATTAGCAGACCCGTTTATTCTCGGGGTTTCATCTGGAGCATCCGTAGGTGCCACGCTCGTCATTATTTTTGGTGCTTTTAAACTGTTTGGTCAATATGCTTTGTCAACCGCTGCTTTTTTAGGAGCCTTAGTTTCCGTCTTACTTGTTTTTATGCTTGCGCAAGTGCGTGGGAGAATTTCAACTGTTCGTTTATTACTAGCTGGAATTGCTGTTTCGATGATATTATCGGCTGTTACAAGTTATATTGTCATTTCAGCACCACGAGAAGAAGGAATGCGTGATGCGATGTTTTGGATGATGGGCAGTCTAGCAGGGGCAAAGTGGGAGCAGTTACTCATACCTTTTCTTTGTTTATTAGTCGGTGTGGTCGTTTTAATTCTGTCATATCGTCCACTGAATTTACTTTTAATGGGAGACGCTACCGCAACAACATTGGGGATGAATATTGATGTATTTAAGAAATTTCTAATTTTACTCACTGCTTTATTAACAGGAGTGATGGTGGCTGTTAGTGGAGCGATTGGGTTTATTGGACTCATGGTTCCGCATATTGTCCGCTTAATGGTTGGGTCTGACCACCGAAGAGTATTAATCGTAAGTAGTTTAATAGGTGCTATCTTTTTAGTCTGGGCAGACGTTGCTGCTAGAACAGTTGTCGCTCCTCAGGAGTTGCCGATAGGAATTGTAACAGCTATATGTGGTGGACCATTTTTTATCTGGTTGTTGCGAAGAAGTAACTATTCTTTTGGAACAGGGGATGGTGATAAGTAA
- a CDS encoding ABC transporter ATP-binding protein: MELTVQSVITKIEQKQIIEDINFSVNDGEFVGVIGPNGSGKSTLLKTIYRIYTPYTGQILINQSNTSEWKNRKFAQKVAVVGQESSVPLDFTVEDIVQMGRHPHKKFLEKDNSHDEEVVTRSLKEVGIEHYRYKNFSDLSGGEKQRVLIARALAQQPKLFILDEPTNHLDIHHQLHLLDVVKGLRLTSLAALHDLNLAAAYCDKLLVINEGKIVAQGPPEEILTEQLLADVFHVDGTIIRHPLTGKIHVLFHSKTYNSSKAVSLQPLASSH; encoded by the coding sequence ATGGAGTTAACAGTTCAAAGCGTCATTACGAAAATTGAGCAAAAACAAATTATCGAAGACATTAATTTTTCAGTAAATGATGGTGAGTTTGTAGGCGTGATTGGACCGAATGGTAGTGGTAAATCTACTTTATTAAAAACCATTTATCGTATTTATACACCTTATACTGGTCAAATTCTAATTAACCAATCGAATACAAGTGAATGGAAAAATCGTAAGTTTGCTCAAAAAGTGGCAGTAGTTGGTCAGGAAAGTTCCGTTCCGCTTGATTTTACAGTAGAAGATATTGTGCAAATGGGTAGGCATCCACATAAAAAATTTTTAGAAAAAGACAATAGCCATGATGAAGAAGTGGTCACTCGTTCATTAAAAGAAGTAGGGATTGAACACTATAGATATAAAAACTTCTCTGATTTATCCGGTGGTGAAAAACAACGAGTTTTAATTGCTAGAGCTCTAGCTCAACAACCAAAATTGTTTATTTTAGATGAACCTACTAATCACCTTGATATCCACCACCAATTACATCTTCTTGATGTAGTGAAAGGATTAAGGTTAACGTCTTTAGCTGCTCTCCATGATCTAAACTTAGCAGCAGCTTATTGTGACAAATTACTGGTCATTAACGAAGGGAAAATTGTTGCACAAGGACCTCCAGAAGAAATACTAACTGAACAATTGCTAGCAGACGTTTTTCATGTAGATGGGACAATCATTAGGCATCCACTCACAGGAAAAATCCATGTTTTATTTCATTCAAAGACGTATAACTCATCCAAAGCAGTAAGCCTACAACCTTTAGCTTCAAGCCATTAG
- a CDS encoding methyltransferase domain-containing protein: MGEFKCNFCSFQYEESNGDTKNGIPKGTPFEQLAGTLCNRCAMQGERHERQNSQPYISHEAEYFDLFTGKSGMDFYKNWLAAFTNVSVLEFGVGTGRIAFEIASLGIDITGIDTSEEMLSIAEKRRKRLSESSKLQLLQDNALSFSSSEQFTHVLLTEGFLQHFVLPEEQVKIIQNVKKHLVNEGFIAIDIILPPNENKWDFHQCKQWGKKRIYQTIHGKTFLSRQIFETTMTYETYERNMKQSEFKVDREYSLILPRELSYLLKIEGFEVLGMHENFQTTNPNTMVTSLMPHLVKNTAQLKRDETLEEELNYPTRNLRAYESNVWTNGGYPLPIQGDITNQQQSSHWTIIAKYTIRENEDEKNK; encoded by the coding sequence ATGGGAGAGTTTAAATGTAATTTTTGTAGCTTTCAATATGAAGAGTCAAATGGGGATACCAAAAACGGAATTCCTAAAGGAACTCCCTTTGAACAATTAGCAGGTACCCTTTGTAATCGATGCGCTATGCAAGGAGAAAGGCATGAAAGGCAAAATTCTCAACCATACATTAGTCATGAAGCAGAGTATTTCGATCTGTTTACTGGTAAAAGTGGAATGGATTTTTATAAAAACTGGCTCGCTGCTTTTACGAATGTTAGTGTATTAGAATTTGGTGTGGGTACGGGAAGAATTGCTTTTGAAATAGCAAGTTTAGGAATAGATATAACAGGTATTGATACTAGTGAAGAGATGTTATCTATTGCAGAGAAAAGAAGGAAAAGATTAAGTGAGAGTTCTAAGCTTCAGTTATTACAAGATAATGCTTTAAGTTTTTCGAGTTCTGAGCAGTTTACTCACGTTCTTTTAACAGAAGGTTTCTTACAACATTTTGTTCTACCAGAAGAACAGGTGAAAATAATTCAAAACGTGAAAAAACATTTAGTTAATGAAGGATTTATAGCAATCGATATTATCCTCCCACCTAATGAAAATAAGTGGGATTTTCATCAATGTAAACAATGGGGGAAGAAACGAATTTATCAAACGATTCATGGGAAAACATTTTTATCTAGACAAATTTTCGAAACGACGATGACGTATGAAACGTATGAGCGAAACATGAAACAATCAGAATTTAAAGTAGACCGAGAGTACAGTTTAATTCTTCCTCGAGAATTAAGTTATTTATTAAAGATAGAAGGGTTTGAAGTACTCGGAATGCATGAAAATTTTCAAACGACAAACCCAAATACTATGGTCACTAGCTTAATGCCCCACTTAGTTAAAAACACTGCTCAATTAAAAAGAGATGAAACACTTGAGGAAGAATTAAATTATCCAACACGAAATTTACGTGCTTATGAATCTAATGTATGGACAAATGGCGGGTATCCATTGCCTATACAAGGAGATATAACAAACCAACAGCAAAGTAGCCATTGGACAATTATTGCAAAATATACGATTAGGGAGAATGAAGATGAAAAAAATAAATAA
- a CDS encoding ABC transporter substrate-binding protein gives MKKINKMKTILLGLVTATLLVGCGQEASSNQEAEGTTGSLSEETSNEETQESVYETVEIENNEELLVFTEPPQRAVTLNQHVTEVMLALGLEEFMVGTAYLDDEVLPDFKEAYEAIPVLSDQYPSQEVFLAEEPDFAYAGWASAFREDNIGTVQQLKEFGINAYLHESSTKIGPSIDDIYTDIRNIARIFNVEERGEQLIASMEEELEEIQKNIPEVTEKKKVFVFDSGDTAPFTVAQNFLNSLITLAGAENIFSEIDKNWAEVSWEEVVDRDPEVIIIVDYGETTAEEKKETLLQHPALENVTAIENEEFIVIPLSAAAEGVRVPYALDILVNGLYK, from the coding sequence ATGAAAAAAATAAATAAAATGAAGACGATATTATTAGGCCTAGTAACAGCAACCTTATTAGTTGGATGTGGACAAGAGGCGAGTTCAAACCAAGAAGCAGAAGGAACAACAGGGTCTCTATCGGAAGAAACGTCAAATGAGGAAACTCAAGAAAGTGTATATGAAACAGTTGAAATTGAAAATAATGAGGAACTATTAGTCTTTACAGAGCCACCTCAGCGTGCGGTCACGTTAAATCAACACGTTACAGAAGTGATGTTAGCGTTAGGGTTAGAAGAATTTATGGTTGGTACGGCATACCTTGATGATGAAGTATTACCTGACTTTAAAGAAGCGTATGAGGCGATCCCAGTATTATCCGATCAATATCCATCACAAGAAGTCTTTTTAGCAGAAGAACCAGATTTTGCTTATGCAGGCTGGGCAAGTGCATTTCGTGAAGACAATATTGGGACAGTACAGCAATTAAAAGAGTTTGGTATTAACGCCTATTTACACGAGTCTTCAACAAAAATCGGTCCATCCATTGATGATATTTATACAGATATTCGCAATATTGCCCGTATTTTCAATGTGGAAGAAAGAGGAGAACAATTAATTGCTTCAATGGAAGAAGAGTTGGAAGAAATTCAGAAAAACATCCCAGAAGTAACAGAAAAAAAGAAAGTGTTTGTCTTTGATAGTGGAGATACAGCACCGTTTACTGTTGCACAAAATTTCTTGAATTCATTAATTACGTTAGCTGGTGCGGAAAATATTTTTAGTGAGATTGATAAAAACTGGGCTGAAGTTAGTTGGGAAGAAGTAGTTGATCGTGACCCTGAAGTAATCATCATTGTAGATTATGGTGAAACAACTGCTGAAGAGAAAAAAGAGACGTTGCTTCAACACCCAGCGCTTGAAAATGTCACTGCTATTGAGAATGAAGAGTTTATCGTCATTCCATTGTCAGCCGCTGCAGAAGGGGTTAGAGTACCGTATGCCCTAGATATATTAGTTAATGGTTTGTATAAATAA